The following are encoded together in the Jaculus jaculus isolate mJacJac1 chromosome 3, mJacJac1.mat.Y.cur, whole genome shotgun sequence genome:
- the LOC101604706 gene encoding olfactory receptor 2AG1-like, with product MELQNSTWASGFILVGILNGSGSPELLCATVTALYLLALTSNGLLLLVITMDARLHVPMYILLGQLSLMDLLLTSVITPKAIMDFLLRDDTISFGGCALQMFLELTLGGAEDLLLAFMAYDRYVAICHPLNYMIFMSPRVCWLMVGITWIVGALSALVYTIYTMHYPFCGSRKVKHLFCEIPPLLKLACADTSTYELMVYLMGVGFLIPPLAAILASYTLILFTVLHMPSNEGKKKALVTCSSHLTVVGLYYGTVTFMYVLPSSFHNPKEDNIMSVFYTIVTPALNPLIYSLRNKEVLGAFKKVIGKCMLTIHSTS from the coding sequence ATGGAGCTCCAGAACTCCACCTGGGCCAGTGGCTTCATCTTGGTGGGGATTCTGAATGGCAGTGGCTCTCCTGAGCTGCTCTGTGCCACAGTCACAGCCCTGTACCTGCTGGCCCTGACCAGCAATGGACTGCTGCTCCTGGTCATCACCATGGATGCCCGGCTCCACGTGCCCATGTACATTCTTCTCGGGCAGCTCTCTCTCATGGACCTCCTCCTCACATCGGTCATCACCCCCAAGGCAATCATGGATTTTCTGCTCAGAGACGACACCATCTCCTTTGGGGGCTGTGCCCTTCAGATGTTCTTGGAACTGACACTGGGTGGTGCAGAGGACCTTCTTCTTGCCTTCATGGCCTATGACAGGTATGTGGCCATTTGTCATCCTCTGAACTACATGATCTTCATGAGTCCGAGGGTCTGCTGGCTCATGGTGGGCATCACGTGGATCGTGGGAGCCCTGAGTGCCCTTGTGTATACCATATACACCATGCACTATCCCTTCTGCGGCTCCAGGAAGGTCAAGCACCTGTTCTGTGAGATCCCGCCCCTGTTGAAGCTGGCCTGCGCAGACACCTCCACATATGAACTCATGGTTTATTTGATGGGTGTTGGATTTCTAATTCCTCCTCTTGCTGCCATCTTGGCCTCTTATACGCTAATTCTCTTCACTGTGCTCCACATGCCCTCAAATGAGGGCAAGAAAAAAGCCCTTGTCACTTGTTCTTCCCACCTGACTGTGGTTGGGTTGTACTATGGGACTGTAACATTCATGTATGTCCTGCCCAGTTCCTTCCACAATCCCAAGGAAGACAATATCATGTCTGTTTTCTACACAATTGTCACTCCAGCTTTGAACCCCCTCATCTACAGCCTGAGGAATAAGGAAGTTCTTGGTGCTTTTAAGAAGGTCATTGGAAAATGTATGTTGACAATACACTCAACCTCCTAG
- the LOC101604421 gene encoding olfactory receptor 2AG1-like, protein MELQNSTWASGFILVGILNGSGSPELLCATVTALYLLALTSNGLLLLVITMDARLHVPMYILLGQLSLMDLLLTSVITPKAVMDFLLRDDTISFGGCALQMFLELTLGGAEDLLLAFMAYDRYVAICHPLNYMIFMSPRVCWLMVGITWIVGALSALVYTIYTMHYPFCGSRKVKHLFCEIPPLLKLACADTSTYELMVYLMGVGFLIPPLAAILASYTLILFTVLHMPSNEGKKKALVTCSSHLTVVGMYYGTATFIYVLPSSFHNPKEDNIMSVFYTIVTPALNPLIYSLRNKEVLGAFRRVIGKCMLTTHSTS, encoded by the coding sequence ATGGAGCTCCAGAACTCCACCTGGGCCAGTGGCTTCATCTTGGTGGGGATTCTGAATGGCAGTGGCTCTCCTGAGCTGCTCTGTGCCACAGTCACAGCCCTGTACCTGCTGGCCCTGACCAGCAATGGACTGCTGCTCCTGGTCATCACAATGGATGCCCGGCTCCACGTGCCCATGTACATTCTTCTCGGGCAGCTCTCTCTCATGGACCTCCTCCTCACATCGGTCATCACCCCCAAGGCAGTCATGGATTTTCTGCTCAGAGACGACACCATCTCCTTTGGGGGCTGTGCCCTTCAGATGTTCTTGGAACTGACGCTGGGTGGTGCAGAGGACCTTCTTCTTGCCTTCATGGCCTATGACAGGTATGTGGCCATCTGTCATCCTCTGAACTACATGATCTTCATGAGTCCGAGGGTCTGCTGGCTCATGGTGGGCATCACGTGGATCGTGGGAGCCCTGAGTGCCCTTGTGTATACCATATACACCATGCACTATCCCTTCTGCGGCTCCAGGAAGGTCAAGCACCTGTTCTGTGAGATCCCGCCCCTGTTGAAGCTGGCCTGCGCAGACACCTCCACATACGAACTCATGGTTTATTTGATGGGTGTTGGATTTCTAATTCCTCCTCTTGCTGCCATCTTGGCCTCTTATACACTAATTCTCTTCACTGTGCTCCACATGCCCTCAAATGAGGGCAAGAAAAAAGCCCTTGTCACTTGTTCTTCCCACCTGACTGTGGTTGGGATGTACTATGGGACAGCTACATTCATTTATGTCCTGCCCAGTTCCTTCCACAATCCCAAGGAAGACAATATCATGTCTGTTTTCTACACAATTGTCACCCCAGCTTTGAACCCCCTCATCTACAGCCTTAGGAATAAGGAAGTTCTTGGTGCTTTTAGGAGGGTCATTGGAAAATGTATGTTGACAACACACTCAACCTCCTAG